A DNA window from Aminiphilus circumscriptus DSM 16581 contains the following coding sequences:
- a CDS encoding 2-oxoacid:acceptor oxidoreductase family protein has translation MSERYEIRVAGSGGQGVILAAVILGEAAVLHEGINAVQSQAYGPEARGGSSKSEVVVSRGEIDYPKAMAPNLQVALTQKACDEYVKDTAPGGIVILDDFFVTDLPSVDAEILHLPIVRTAREKLGKEIVVNMVALGAAAKVLEKKGLYNPESIRSAILARVPKGTEELNSKAFEAGYELVRM, from the coding sequence ATGAGCGAGCGTTACGAAATCCGCGTGGCCGGTTCGGGGGGGCAGGGGGTTATCCTCGCGGCGGTCATTCTCGGCGAGGCGGCGGTTCTTCACGAGGGAATCAACGCCGTGCAGAGCCAGGCCTATGGTCCCGAAGCGCGTGGGGGCTCCTCGAAATCGGAAGTGGTGGTTTCCCGGGGCGAAATCGATTATCCTAAGGCCATGGCGCCGAACCTCCAGGTGGCGCTCACCCAGAAGGCCTGCGATGAGTATGTGAAGGACACGGCGCCTGGTGGTATCGTTATCCTGGACGACTTCTTCGTCACCGATCTTCCCTCGGTGGATGCGGAGATTCTGCATCTCCCCATCGTGCGCACCGCCCGGGAGAAACTCGGCAAGGAGATCGTGGTCAATATGGTTGCCCTTGGTGCTGCGGCCAAGGTTCTGGAGAAGAAGGGGCTTTACAACCCCGAGTCGATCCGGAGTGCCATTCTCGCCCGGGTTCCCAAGGGAACGGAGGAGCTGAACTCCAAAGCCTTTGAGGCTGGGTACGAGCTGGTACGCATGTGA
- a CDS encoding Glu/Leu/Phe/Val family dehydrogenase yields MAIQKRTSTNVLLDTALRNFYAAAEEMRLDEGLVEILSHSERRTCVSIPVEMDDGSVKVFDGYRVQHSTALGPSKGGIRFHPDVCLDECEALAMMMTWKCSLAGIPYGGGKGGVSFNPLDYSQKERERLTRTFAARIEPVVGTWTDVPAPDVNTGGPEMIWFMDTISKMRNQLEPAIFTGKPISLWGSKGRTAATGLGVATCAMEVLKVSGKPVEGATVAIQGFGNVGTYAALTMVKAGAKVVAISDITGAYYCPAGLDIQKCFDFVSSHPKKLLEGYQQEGMQKLAGEDLLFLPVDVLLPCALEGAINGKNADKVQAKFIIEGANGPVTPEGDEILDKKGTLVVPDFLANSGGVIGSYFEWCQNLGGFFWSEEEYNDRLLRIMRDNFHRVWDYSTANGVKMRRAAFMVAIKRVADAVRMRGVFL; encoded by the coding sequence ATGGCGATCCAGAAACGGACGTCAACGAATGTGTTGCTCGATACGGCTCTTCGGAACTTCTACGCTGCCGCGGAGGAAATGCGGCTGGACGAGGGACTTGTGGAGATCCTGAGCCATTCCGAGCGCAGAACGTGTGTTTCCATCCCCGTCGAGATGGACGACGGCTCCGTGAAAGTTTTCGACGGCTACAGAGTGCAGCATTCCACGGCTCTCGGTCCCTCGAAGGGCGGCATTCGGTTCCATCCTGACGTGTGTCTCGACGAGTGCGAGGCCCTCGCCATGATGATGACCTGGAAGTGTTCCCTCGCGGGGATTCCCTACGGCGGCGGCAAGGGCGGTGTGTCCTTCAACCCTCTGGACTACTCCCAGAAGGAGCGGGAGCGGCTCACGAGAACCTTCGCCGCGCGGATCGAGCCCGTGGTCGGCACCTGGACCGACGTGCCTGCGCCGGACGTGAACACCGGCGGTCCCGAGATGATCTGGTTCATGGACACCATCAGCAAAATGCGGAACCAGCTCGAGCCCGCCATCTTCACCGGCAAGCCCATCTCCCTCTGGGGATCCAAGGGCAGAACCGCCGCGACGGGCCTCGGCGTCGCCACCTGCGCCATGGAGGTCCTCAAGGTCTCCGGCAAGCCCGTCGAGGGTGCCACCGTGGCCATCCAGGGCTTCGGTAACGTCGGTACCTACGCGGCTCTCACCATGGTGAAGGCCGGCGCGAAGGTCGTGGCCATCAGCGACATTACCGGCGCCTACTACTGCCCCGCAGGTCTGGACATCCAGAAGTGCTTCGACTTCGTCAGCTCCCACCCCAAGAAGCTCCTCGAAGGGTACCAGCAGGAGGGCATGCAGAAGCTCGCCGGTGAGGACCTGCTCTTCCTCCCCGTGGACGTCCTGCTCCCCTGCGCGCTCGAGGGCGCCATCAACGGCAAGAACGCCGACAAGGTGCAGGCCAAGTTCATCATCGAGGGAGCCAACGGCCCCGTCACTCCCGAGGGCGACGAGATCCTCGACAAGAAGGGCACCCTCGTCGTGCCTGACTTCCTCGCCAACAGCGGCGGTGTCATCGGCTCGTATTTCGAGTGGTGCCAAAACCTGGGCGGCTTCTTCTGGTCCGAGGAAGAGTACAACGACCGCCTTCTCCGGATCATGCGGGACAACTTCCACCGCGTCTGGGACTACAGCACGGCGAACGGCGTCAAAATGCGCAGGGCCGCCTTCATGGTCGCCATCAAGCGGGTCGCCGACGCAGTGCGCATGAGAGGGGTTTTCCTCTAG
- the rlmD gene encoding 23S rRNA (uracil(1939)-C(5))-methyltransferase RlmD yields MRELSRGSALTALRVEDMNSRGEGIARLDGGFVLFLPGALPGETVHVRIAEVKKQYAVGDVTGLDEAHPSRVTPCCPWFARCGGCQLQHASEPLQLELKRNLALQAMRRIGHLASEEDVPECRKSPLALHYRNKAAFPVVRGRGALRTGFYRRGSHEVVPVDRCPVLDETLEALYGTLRDLLPQAPFDGYDEKTHRGHLRHLVLRRGTRSGCLAAILVCRTRPDARQEAWIRRVLTPALRELDEEARVAVHVNDRRGNVIWGGDTLSYAGGERFIEGLGDRLFSFDLTSFSQVNTLQAEQLYAHVAEEVQALEGRRILELYAGAGTLTAFLADRAETVTAVEEWTRSVENGRENMRALGLDNVLFTAADAGAFLRDALPGGFDTVVLDPPRGGCDEEVVRNLLRLAPRNLVYVSCKPATLFRDLALLTQGGFRFLRLRLFDMFPQTAHVECVATLRRP; encoded by the coding sequence ATGCGGGAACTTTCCAGGGGATCGGCGCTCACGGCACTGCGCGTTGAGGACATGAACAGCCGCGGCGAGGGCATCGCCCGTCTCGACGGCGGCTTCGTGCTGTTTCTTCCCGGGGCGCTTCCCGGGGAGACCGTCCATGTCCGGATCGCGGAGGTGAAAAAACAGTACGCCGTCGGAGACGTGACCGGCCTCGACGAGGCGCACCCCTCCCGGGTGACGCCCTGCTGCCCCTGGTTTGCGCGCTGTGGGGGATGCCAGTTGCAGCACGCCTCGGAGCCGCTCCAGCTCGAACTCAAGCGGAACCTTGCCCTCCAGGCGATGCGCCGCATCGGCCACCTCGCCTCCGAGGAGGACGTTCCGGAATGCCGCAAAAGCCCCCTTGCCCTGCACTACCGGAACAAGGCCGCCTTTCCCGTCGTCCGGGGGAGGGGAGCCCTCCGTACCGGCTTCTACCGCCGTGGCTCCCACGAGGTGGTCCCCGTGGACCGATGCCCCGTCCTCGACGAGACCCTGGAGGCCCTCTACGGAACCCTCCGGGACCTTCTGCCGCAAGCCCCCTTCGATGGTTACGACGAAAAGACCCACCGGGGTCACCTGCGCCATCTCGTGCTGCGCCGGGGCACCCGGTCGGGATGCCTCGCCGCGATCCTCGTGTGCCGCACCCGTCCCGATGCGCGGCAGGAGGCGTGGATCCGCCGGGTTCTCACTCCCGCCCTTCGGGAGCTGGACGAAGAGGCCCGGGTGGCGGTGCACGTCAACGACCGGCGAGGGAACGTCATCTGGGGCGGCGACACCCTTTCCTACGCGGGGGGCGAGCGCTTCATCGAGGGCCTCGGCGACCGCCTCTTCTCCTTCGACCTCACCTCCTTCTCCCAGGTGAACACCCTCCAGGCAGAACAACTCTACGCCCACGTGGCCGAAGAAGTGCAGGCCCTGGAGGGACGGCGAATCCTGGAGCTGTACGCCGGAGCGGGGACCCTGACGGCCTTTCTCGCCGACCGGGCCGAGACCGTGACCGCCGTGGAGGAGTGGACGCGCTCCGTGGAGAACGGCCGGGAAAACATGCGCGCCCTCGGACTGGACAACGTCCTTTTTACGGCGGCCGACGCCGGGGCCTTCCTGCGGGACGCCCTTCCCGGCGGCTTCGACACCGTCGTGCTGGATCCGCCCCGGGGCGGCTGCGACGAAGAGGTCGTCCGGAACCTGCTCCGCCTTGCCCCCCGGAATCTCGTCTACGTCTCCTGCAAGCCCGCCACACTCTTCCGGGACCTGGCCCTCCTCACCCAGGGAGGCTTTCGCTTCCTGCGGCTCCGCCTCTTCGACATGTTCCCCCAGACCGCCCACGTGGAGTGCGTCGCCACCCTCCGGCGCCCCTAG
- a CDS encoding IS3 family transposase: MQRFLKVESIHGNRLQTCETMLRTVFEYIVVNYNCIRCHSSNGNASPEFFGATFAA, from the coding sequence ATTCAGAGATTCCTTAAGGTCGAATCCATCCACGGCAACCGACTCCAGACGTGCGAAACCATGCTCCGGACGGTCTTCGAGTACATTGTCGTTAATTACAATTGCATTCGTTGTCACAGTTCCAACGGGAACGCGAGCCCCGAATTCTTCGGGGCGACGTTTGCCGCTTAG
- a CDS encoding SDR family oxidoreductase, with the protein MKGKVVVVTGGGQGIGRCIAQMFAEAGMGVVIAEKDVEAGSTAQEELAPRGETVFLETDLCDENSVRTMVASCLERFGRIDVLVNNAGIMCEKPLEQLSLQEWNLVLATNLTGAFLCARECAPSLRANRGSIVNIASTRAHMSEPHTESYAASKGGLVALTHALAVSLGPEVRVNAVSPGWIEVRDWKKPSLREEPILTPEDHLQHPAGRVGRPEDVAALVLFLASSRSGFVTGQEFLVDGGMTRKMIYR; encoded by the coding sequence ATGAAGGGAAAAGTCGTCGTCGTCACGGGAGGAGGCCAGGGAATCGGCCGATGCATCGCCCAAATGTTCGCCGAAGCGGGCATGGGAGTGGTCATTGCCGAAAAGGACGTGGAGGCGGGAAGCACCGCCCAGGAAGAGCTGGCCCCCCGGGGAGAAACAGTCTTTCTGGAGACCGACCTGTGCGATGAGAATTCCGTGCGGACCATGGTCGCTTCCTGCCTGGAACGGTTCGGCCGCATCGACGTGCTGGTGAACAACGCGGGGATCATGTGCGAGAAACCGCTGGAACAACTCTCGCTCCAGGAATGGAACCTCGTGCTCGCCACAAACCTCACCGGGGCCTTTCTCTGCGCCAGGGAGTGCGCCCCTTCGCTCCGGGCGAACCGGGGAAGCATCGTGAACATCGCCTCCACGAGAGCCCACATGTCAGAGCCGCACACGGAGTCCTACGCCGCCTCGAAGGGAGGACTCGTGGCGCTGACCCACGCTCTAGCCGTGAGCCTGGGGCCGGAAGTGCGCGTGAACGCCGTCAGCCCTGGCTGGATCGAGGTGCGAGATTGGAAAAAACCCTCTCTAAGGGAGGAACCGATCCTCACTCCGGAGGACCATCTGCAGCATCCCGCAGGACGAGTGGGACGCCCCGAGGACGTGGCGGCCCTCGTGCTTTTTCTCGCCTCCTCCCGGAGCGGCTTCGTGACGGGACAGGAATTTCTCGTCGATGGCGGCATGACCAGAAAGATGATCTACCGCTGA
- a CDS encoding MFS transporter, with the protein MSRITSLVGLIVSALLLMLGVGMIMSVLPGKTMIAAGSTHAVGYLASAFAVSYVALQVPVGMLADRLGFKPFLAGGYLLCAGAGLLYWSGTSLSFLFAGRLLQGAGEVPIWALGPALFAALFPDMRGKVVGLYNAAIHLGLTAGPFAGLLLSRAAGEDSLFLVFALLSGLGALLVLVTIRNTGRGQQTAKTPKPSLAVLRRIVASRSVAPALAGIALYGAGYGLFITHIPGDFIAVRGFSPEGMGVYFTLFYATISLTQLVSGPLCDRFGTRRFMIGGCLLAAAGIGGFPFLGDAAALCALGASGTGLGIFYLASLAFVNETVPEEIRGGIAGTYFFFWGAGYFLGPLLFGKAVQYGQETGAFETFALLLALAALVLLLSGRSLPDEHVFAGAAETEQAE; encoded by the coding sequence GTGTCCCGCATCACATCACTCGTGGGGCTCATCGTCTCCGCACTGCTGCTCATGCTCGGCGTGGGCATGATCATGTCCGTTCTTCCCGGAAAAACCATGATCGCCGCCGGATCCACCCATGCCGTGGGTTATCTCGCCTCCGCCTTCGCCGTTTCCTATGTGGCACTCCAGGTTCCCGTGGGCATGCTCGCCGACCGGTTGGGCTTCAAGCCCTTTCTCGCCGGAGGATACCTCCTCTGCGCCGGTGCGGGACTGCTCTATTGGAGCGGCACGTCCCTGTCCTTCCTCTTCGCGGGACGCCTTCTCCAGGGAGCGGGAGAAGTGCCCATCTGGGCACTGGGGCCGGCGCTGTTCGCCGCCCTCTTTCCCGACATGCGGGGAAAGGTCGTGGGACTCTACAACGCGGCCATTCACCTTGGACTCACCGCAGGGCCCTTCGCGGGGCTTCTTCTGAGCAGGGCCGCCGGAGAGGACTCCCTCTTCCTGGTCTTCGCGCTGCTGAGCGGCCTGGGAGCACTGCTCGTGCTCGTCACGATCCGCAACACGGGCCGGGGGCAGCAGACTGCGAAAACGCCGAAACCGAGCCTCGCGGTGCTCCGCAGGATCGTCGCGTCCCGAAGCGTCGCTCCCGCGCTGGCGGGCATCGCCCTCTACGGGGCCGGATACGGCCTCTTCATCACCCACATTCCCGGAGATTTCATCGCCGTCCGGGGGTTCTCCCCGGAGGGAATGGGCGTGTATTTCACGCTCTTTTATGCCACCATCAGCCTTACCCAGCTCGTGAGCGGTCCTCTCTGCGACCGGTTCGGCACCCGGCGCTTCATGATCGGCGGCTGTCTTCTCGCCGCTGCGGGAATCGGTGGTTTTCCCTTCCTCGGCGACGCCGCCGCCTTGTGCGCGCTCGGCGCCTCAGGAACGGGACTGGGCATCTTCTACCTGGCTTCCCTGGCCTTCGTCAACGAAACCGTTCCCGAGGAGATCCGGGGCGGCATCGCCGGAACCTACTTCTTCTTCTGGGGAGCCGGCTATTTCCTCGGCCCCCTGCTCTTCGGAAAGGCCGTACAGTACGGACAGGAAACCGGAGCCTTCGAAACCTTCGCGCTCCTTCTCGCCCTGGCCGCTCTGGTGCTCCTTCTCTCGGGAAGATCACTTCCGGACGAGCACGTGTTCGCGGGAGCAGCGGAGACGGAACAGGCGGAATAG
- a CDS encoding DUF1847 domain-containing protein, translating into MRCDLCKEKPCAEGNPCVPKESRSLYLDPESARILAVGAEVEAKYYGMLCRLDEILEFSRRMGVSRIGLAFCVGLAEEAAVVGEIFAREFTLHSVCCKVGGVSKKELGVVGAPWLGEASCNPAQQAKVLAEADCELAVLLGLCVGHDMLFHKNWTRPVTTLAVKDRKLGHNPLAAIYCPYLRKHLGKKPRERTEADFS; encoded by the coding sequence ATGCGTTGTGATCTGTGCAAGGAAAAACCCTGTGCCGAAGGGAACCCCTGCGTTCCCAAGGAAAGCCGCTCCCTCTACCTGGACCCGGAATCGGCGCGTATTCTCGCCGTGGGCGCCGAGGTGGAGGCGAAATACTACGGCATGCTCTGCCGCCTGGACGAGATTCTCGAGTTCTCCCGTCGCATGGGCGTTTCCCGCATCGGCCTCGCCTTCTGCGTGGGACTGGCCGAAGAAGCCGCCGTGGTGGGAGAGATTTTCGCCCGGGAGTTCACCCTTCACTCGGTGTGTTGCAAGGTGGGAGGCGTCAGCAAAAAGGAACTGGGCGTCGTGGGGGCGCCCTGGCTCGGCGAGGCCTCGTGCAATCCAGCCCAGCAGGCAAAGGTCCTCGCCGAGGCGGACTGCGAGCTTGCAGTGCTCCTCGGACTCTGCGTCGGTCACGACATGCTCTTCCACAAGAACTGGACCCGCCCCGTGACGACCCTTGCCGTCAAGGACCGCAAGCTCGGACACAATCCCCTCGCCGCGATCTACTGTCCCTATCTGCGGAAGCACCTGGGCAAAAAACCCCGGGAGCGTACCGAGGCGGATTTCTCCTGA
- a CDS encoding C45 family autoproteolytic acyltransferase/hydolase has protein sequence MKTSSKMWFLGLFCGLSLFLLGGCGGGGGGGSAPHPADRAVSVTNKGNYYEIVLNYNEGFSPFEVGQEYGRKVLVTVPGYESALDSYLAELAEKTDFLYQLFLSRAEEIRKNLDATYLEELEGFADNLITENKLGDGRLSVDEFFLLNLVPDVARATACNVLAVWGNRSVTGKTQLVRSLEWFSGSQEQLSRVNAVTVVKNGTRSYAMVGYVGMLGMLTGFNSRGVFAAVLDSQTGSEYSYTGCRSYTFDLRRAVENAAALGDVADDMRNPQRSYTVNHLIFLADGREARVLENNFRGPGTNVSRRVRTVGSETNPGFNPGIAWGIDESIAAVNSFILLGNTDNHTPFPTNAMRWSSMATQLRLAGELVTGTELKAVASYSSTGKPGNRDQGDLYSTHTAQLLYFCPETLELEAFFRKPSVAAPLPDKPTFQAVPVKF, from the coding sequence GTGAAAACGTCATCGAAAATGTGGTTTCTTGGGCTCTTTTGCGGCCTGTCTCTATTTCTCCTCGGCGGGTGCGGCGGAGGCGGCGGGGGCGGAAGCGCTCCGCATCCGGCGGACAGGGCGGTGTCGGTGACCAACAAGGGGAACTACTATGAGATCGTGCTGAACTACAACGAGGGTTTTTCTCCCTTCGAGGTGGGGCAGGAGTACGGAAGAAAGGTGCTCGTCACTGTGCCTGGGTACGAATCGGCCCTTGACTCCTACCTCGCCGAATTGGCGGAGAAGACGGACTTCCTCTACCAGCTCTTCCTCTCCCGTGCCGAGGAGATCCGAAAGAACCTGGATGCCACCTACCTGGAGGAACTGGAGGGCTTCGCGGACAACCTCATCACGGAGAACAAGCTCGGCGACGGCCGTCTTTCCGTGGACGAGTTCTTCCTCCTCAATCTCGTTCCCGACGTGGCTCGGGCCACGGCCTGCAACGTCCTCGCCGTGTGGGGAAACCGCTCTGTCACGGGAAAGACCCAGCTCGTCCGCAGCCTGGAATGGTTTTCCGGAAGCCAGGAACAGCTCTCCCGGGTGAACGCCGTGACCGTCGTGAAGAACGGTACCCGCTCCTACGCCATGGTGGGGTACGTGGGAATGCTCGGCATGCTCACGGGCTTCAACAGCCGGGGAGTCTTCGCGGCTGTCCTCGATTCCCAGACGGGAAGCGAGTACAGCTACACGGGATGCCGCTCCTACACCTTCGATCTGCGGCGCGCCGTGGAGAACGCCGCAGCGCTCGGCGACGTAGCGGACGACATGAGAAATCCCCAGAGAAGCTACACGGTGAACCACCTGATCTTTCTCGCGGACGGACGGGAGGCGCGGGTGCTGGAGAACAACTTCCGGGGCCCTGGTACGAACGTCTCCAGACGGGTGCGCACCGTCGGCTCCGAGACGAACCCGGGTTTCAATCCTGGCATCGCCTGGGGAATCGACGAGTCCATCGCGGCGGTCAACTCCTTCATTCTCCTGGGAAACACGGACAACCACACGCCTTTTCCCACGAACGCCATGCGTTGGAGCTCTATGGCGACGCAGCTCCGCCTCGCGGGGGAACTGGTGACGGGGACGGAGCTGAAGGCCGTCGCATCCTATTCGAGCACGGGCAAGCCGGGCAATCGGGACCAGGGAGACCTGTATTCCACCCATACCGCGCAGCTCCTCTATTTCTGTCCGGAGACGCTTGAGCTGGAGGCGTTCTTCCGGAAACCCTCCGTTGCCGCTCCGTTGCCGGACAAACCGACCTTCCAGGCCGTGCCCGTCAAGTTCTGA
- the ftsH gene encoding ATP-dependent zinc metalloprotease FtsH — translation MDPKRKQKQMKFSMGYMLIALLVVWLFNDLIFRPLFISETEVTYSDFLRDLEAGKVEHVSIGGDRILFNLRNESTGKTGLRNAVRVDDPQIVERLLKAKVPFEAQSQAKGLVEALLGWVLPFLPLLVIWYFFYKRMSEGGAGVMSIGKSKAQEIHGELTGIKFSNVGGVGEAEVELREIIDYLKEPSRFNRLGAKLPKGVLLVGPPGTGKTLLAKATAGEAGVPFFFLTGSSFVEMFVGVGAARVRDLFEQAKRKAPCIIFIDEIDAIGQARSSVAAVGGNSERENTLNQLLAEMDGFAPNTGVVIMAATNRPEILDQALLRPGRFDRQVQVVLPSESGRLEILRIHTREMPLDQDVSLERLAKVTPGFSGADLANIANEASLLAVRRKGESVTMADFDLAIERVVAGLQRKTPLSGEVRRKVAYHEAGHALAAHYLPHTDPVHKVSIIPTAKGALGYTMQMPEEDRYLIGEEELRSRMAVMLGGRAAELLVFGEATTGAANDLERVTEVARRMVTEFGMSSRLGPVRYAAPAGMYLQGMAGGRSDLSPETIACIDEEIRQLVKESQERSLDILRKHETALHEVSRILQEEEIISGERIRWIAEECDRNGVSVPGGKNGNDVGGTA, via the coding sequence GTGGATCCGAAACGGAAGCAGAAACAGATGAAATTCTCCATGGGGTATATGCTGATAGCCCTGCTGGTCGTTTGGCTTTTCAACGACCTGATTTTCCGCCCTCTCTTCATCAGCGAGACCGAAGTGACCTACAGCGATTTCCTGAGGGATCTCGAAGCGGGCAAGGTGGAGCACGTCTCCATTGGCGGCGACAGAATTCTTTTCAATCTCAGAAACGAGAGCACCGGCAAGACGGGACTCCGGAACGCGGTGCGCGTGGATGACCCGCAAATCGTGGAGCGGCTCCTCAAAGCGAAAGTTCCCTTCGAAGCCCAGAGCCAGGCAAAGGGACTTGTAGAGGCCCTTCTTGGCTGGGTGCTGCCTTTCCTGCCGCTTCTCGTGATCTGGTACTTCTTCTACAAGCGCATGTCCGAAGGCGGCGCGGGGGTCATGTCCATCGGCAAGAGCAAGGCCCAGGAGATCCACGGAGAGCTGACGGGCATCAAGTTCTCCAACGTGGGTGGCGTGGGGGAGGCGGAGGTGGAGCTGCGGGAGATCATCGACTATCTCAAGGAACCCTCCCGGTTTAACCGCCTTGGGGCCAAGTTGCCCAAGGGCGTCCTGCTCGTTGGGCCTCCCGGAACGGGAAAGACGCTTCTCGCCAAGGCAACTGCGGGAGAGGCGGGAGTTCCCTTTTTCTTTCTCACCGGATCGAGCTTCGTGGAGATGTTCGTCGGCGTCGGGGCCGCACGGGTGCGGGATCTCTTCGAGCAGGCCAAGCGCAAGGCTCCCTGCATCATTTTCATCGACGAGATCGACGCCATCGGCCAGGCCCGCTCCTCCGTCGCCGCCGTGGGCGGCAACAGCGAGCGGGAGAACACGCTGAATCAGCTCCTTGCGGAGATGGACGGTTTCGCTCCCAACACGGGAGTGGTCATCATGGCCGCCACGAACCGCCCGGAAATCCTGGACCAGGCACTGCTCAGGCCGGGGCGGTTCGACCGGCAGGTGCAGGTGGTGCTCCCTTCCGAGTCGGGGCGCCTTGAGATTCTCCGCATCCACACCCGGGAAATGCCCCTGGACCAGGACGTCAGCCTGGAACGGCTCGCTAAGGTCACCCCGGGCTTCTCCGGGGCCGACCTTGCGAACATCGCCAACGAGGCGTCCCTTCTCGCGGTGCGCCGCAAGGGGGAGAGCGTCACCATGGCCGATTTCGACCTCGCCATCGAGCGCGTCGTGGCGGGACTCCAGCGCAAGACTCCTCTCTCGGGGGAGGTGCGGCGCAAGGTGGCCTACCACGAGGCGGGGCATGCCCTCGCCGCCCATTACCTTCCCCACACCGATCCGGTGCACAAAGTGAGCATCATCCCCACCGCGAAGGGCGCGCTGGGATATACCATGCAGATGCCCGAGGAGGACCGGTACCTCATCGGCGAGGAGGAACTCCGCTCCCGCATGGCGGTCATGCTTGGGGGGCGGGCGGCGGAGCTTCTGGTCTTCGGCGAGGCCACCACGGGCGCCGCGAACGATCTGGAGCGGGTCACCGAGGTGGCGCGGCGGATGGTCACGGAGTTCGGCATGTCCTCCCGGCTGGGGCCGGTGCGCTATGCCGCGCCGGCGGGCATGTACCTTCAGGGCATGGCAGGAGGGCGGAGTGACCTGAGCCCCGAGACTATCGCCTGCATCGACGAGGAGATCCGGCAGCTCGTCAAGGAATCTCAGGAGAGAAGCCTCGATATTCTCCGGAAACACGAGACGGCGCTCCACGAGGTGTCCCGGATCCTCCAGGAAGAGGAGATCATCAGCGGCGAGCGGATTCGCTGGATCGCCGAAGAGTGCGACCGGAACGGAGTGTCCGTTCCCGGAGGCAAGAACGGAAACGACGTGGGAGGAACGGCATGA
- a CDS encoding secondary thiamine-phosphate synthase enzyme YjbQ — MRAHTEYLWFSTKERREILRITQDVERVVERSGIREGMVLVSAMHITAAILVNDDEPGLHEDIWEWLETLAPARRDYRHHRTGEDNGDAHLKRILVHHQALVPITEGRLDLGPWESLFYLECDGQRKKRVIVKVMGI, encoded by the coding sequence ATGAGAGCACATACGGAATATCTCTGGTTTTCGACGAAGGAGCGCCGGGAGATTCTGCGCATCACCCAGGATGTGGAGCGCGTGGTGGAGCGGAGCGGCATCCGGGAGGGCATGGTTCTGGTTTCGGCTATGCACATCACGGCGGCAATTCTCGTGAACGACGACGAGCCCGGGCTCCACGAGGACATTTGGGAGTGGCTCGAAACGCTCGCTCCGGCCCGACGGGACTACCGTCACCACAGGACCGGCGAGGACAACGGGGACGCTCATCTGAAGCGCATTCTCGTGCATCACCAGGCGCTCGTCCCCATCACCGAGGGACGGCTCGACCTCGGCCCCTGGGAGAGCCTCTTCTATCTCGAGTGCGATGGGCAGCGGAAGAAGCGGGTGATCGTGAAGGTCATGGGAATCTAG